Within the Aeromicrobium sp. Root236 genome, the region GCAAGCACCGTCCCGGCGAGCACGTACGCGTGTTCCCGCTCAGCAACTGGACCGAGCTCGACGTCTGGCAGTACATCGGCGCCGAGGACATCCAGCTCCCCGAGCTCTACTACGCCCACCAGCGCGAGGTGTTCGAGCGCGACGGCATGCTGATCAGCGTCAGCGACGTGTCACAGCCGCGCGAGGGCGAGACCGTCGAGAAGCGCCAGGTGCGCTACCGCACGGTCGGTGACATGTCCTGCACCGGAGCCGTCGAGAGCGACGCAGTGACCGTGGACGACGTGATCGTCGAGGTCGCCGCCACGCGACTCACCGAGCGGGGTGCGACCCGGGCGGACGACCGCGCCTCCGAGGCAGCCATGGAAGACCGCAAGAAGGAAGGCTACTTCTGATGAGGACGCTGCTCCGCCTGGCGACCGCTGGCTCGGTCGACGACGGCAAGTCCACCCTCGTCGGGCGCCTCCTGTACGACTCGAAGTCCGTGCTCGCCGACCAGTTCGACGCGGTCGAGCGGGTCAGCCGTGACCGCGGCCTCGCCTCCGCCGACCTGGCCCTGCTGACCGACGGGCTGCGCTCGGAGCGCGAGCAGGGCATCACGATCGACGTGGCCTACCGCTACTTCGCGACCGCCGAGCGCTCGTTCATCCTGGCCGACTGCCCCGGGCACGTGCAGTACACCCGCAACACCGTCACGGGCGCGAGCACCGCGGACGTGGTCGTGCTGCTGGTGGACGTACGCCACGGCATCCAGGAGCAGACCCGCCGCCACCTCGCCGTCGCGTCGCTGCTGCGCGTCCCGCACGTGATCGTCGTGGTCAACAAGATCGACCTCGTCGAGTTCGACGAGGCGACCTACAACCGGGTCTCCGACGAGGTCCTCGAGTCGGCTCGCAGCCTCGGCCTCTACGACGTCGCCACGATCCCGGTCTCCGCCCTCGACGGCGACAACGTCGTGGACCGCTCCGACCGTACGCCGTGGTACGACGGGCCCAGCTTGCTGTCGTACCTCGAGCAGCTCTCCCCCGTCGGCTCGCCGCAGTCCGAGCCGCTGCGGTTCCCCGTCCAGCTCGTGATCCGGCCCCAGTCGGCCGCCGGCGACGAGTTCCGCGAC harbors:
- a CDS encoding sulfate adenylyltransferase subunit 1, yielding MRTLLRLATAGSVDDGKSTLVGRLLYDSKSVLADQFDAVERVSRDRGLASADLALLTDGLRSEREQGITIDVAYRYFATAERSFILADCPGHVQYTRNTVTGASTADVVVLLVDVRHGIQEQTRRHLAVASLLRVPHVIVVVNKIDLVEFDEATYNRVSDEVLESARSLGLYDVATIPVSALDGDNVVDRSDRTPWYDGPSLLSYLEQLSPVGSPQSEPLRFPVQLVIRPQSAAGDEFRDYRGYAGQIASGLVRVGDAVTVQPSGRTSTVTGIDFAGKELTEAFAPQSVTLRLADDIDISRGDLLVTSRSVPPVTQDIDGTIAWLAEGALVPGTKVLLKHGTKTVQAMVKGIGGKLDLDNAQLLPAESLGLNDIGHVTLRLAAPIPAEEYIHARGTGAFLLIDAQDGGTLAAGMVGDALLDTKAAVDAIGETTVLV